One window of Mesorhizobium loti R88b genomic DNA carries:
- a CDS encoding methionine adenosyltransferase domain-containing protein produces MKDDGRISSKGGIRASCLDSHVFDLRPKGIIKMLDLVRPIYRNTATYGHFGREEPEFTWEKKDRADDLLREAGPAAA; encoded by the coding sequence ATGAAGGACGATGGCAGGATCTCGAGCAAGGGCGGGATCAGGGCCTCATGTTTGGATTCGCATGTTTTCGATCTCCGACCGAAAGGCATCATCAAGATGCTTGATCTCGTACGCCCGATATACCGCAACACGGCGACATACGGACACTTCGGCCGTGAAGAGCCTGAGTTCACCTGGGAGAAGAAGGACAGAGCCGACGACTTGCTGCGTGAGGCAGGACCGGCAGCTGCGTGA
- a CDS encoding 4Fe-4S binding protein yields MAFKIIASQCTQCGACEFECPSGAIKFKGEIYVIDPKKCTECEGTFETQQCASVCPVSKTCVPA; encoded by the coding sequence ATGGCCTTTAAGATCATCGCTTCCCAATGCACCCAGTGCGGTGCCTGTGAGTTTGAATGCCCTTCGGGCGCGATTAAGTTCAAGGGCGAGATCTACGTGATCGATCCGAAAAAGTGCACCGAATGCGAGGGGACCTTCGAAACGCAGCAATGCGCCTCGGTATGTCCGGTGTCGAAGACTTGCGTCCCTGCCTGA
- the nifT gene encoding putative nitrogen fixation protein NifT, with translation MRVMIRRTGAGLSAYIPKKDLEEPIIKVDNEHLWGGAVTLKNGWRLVLPDLPWDTPLPITVEARKISGED, from the coding sequence ATGAGGGTAATGATCCGCAGGACCGGTGCTGGCTTGTCGGCATATATTCCCAAAAAGGATCTCGAAGAGCCGATCATCAAGGTCGACAACGAACACTTATGGGGCGGGGCTGTGACGCTGAAGAACGGCTGGCGGTTAGTTCTGCCCGACCTTCCGTGGGACACGCCTTTGCCGATTACCGTCGAGGCAAGGAAGATTTCCGGCGAGGACTGA
- the nifA gene encoding nif-specific transcriptional activator NifA, translating into MAHMLPDQVGEIVSRNTPPEPAVEAARNADSLLRGIYEISKILTAPTRLEITLANVANILSSFVQMRDGAIVVLDAEGEPQISATTGGAVPKSAAGSVIPQAVIDKIVATGVPIVIQDTSTSELFQADPQSSSGTVATAFIGVPLKAEEKIFGTLSIDRVRNGTTRFRYEEDLRFLAMVANLVGRTIRLHRTLSTAGQRLIEKQPRPEQSLDEDRTHSARHPHVKIDGIIGESPALKQVLEIVSVVARTNSTVLLRGESGTGKEFFAQAIHKLSHRREKSFVKLNCAALPESVLESELFGHEKGAFTGAILQRAGRFELANGGTLLLDEIGEISPAFQAKLLRVLQEGELERVGGTRTLKVDVRLICATNKDLETAVRNGEFRADLYYRINVVPIVLPPLRERPGDIPRLANALLDRFNKENHRDLGFTPSALDLMSQCYFPGNVRELENCVRRTATLARSTTITASDFACKNSQCLSSLLWKGVDRSHGAYAVDEFARGNMMPVGSPLPAMRVGPSQNEASPGETCDPHHPVCPAMNPRLTERDRLIDAMEKAGWVQAKAARVLGLTPRQVGYALRRHRIGVKKF; encoded by the coding sequence ATGGCTCACATGCTTCCAGATCAGGTCGGTGAAATTGTATCTCGGAACACTCCGCCTGAACCTGCGGTCGAAGCGGCGCGCAATGCGGACAGCTTGCTCAGGGGAATCTACGAGATATCGAAGATTCTGACTGCCCCGACCCGGCTGGAGATTACGCTTGCCAATGTCGCGAATATCCTCTCCTCGTTTGTGCAAATGCGTGATGGCGCAATCGTCGTCCTGGACGCTGAAGGAGAGCCGCAGATTAGCGCAACTACCGGCGGTGCTGTGCCTAAGTCAGCCGCCGGCAGCGTCATACCCCAGGCTGTAATAGACAAAATCGTCGCTACTGGAGTTCCGATCGTCATACAAGACACAAGCACGTCCGAGCTATTTCAGGCTGATCCTCAATCGAGCAGCGGCACGGTCGCAACTGCGTTTATCGGTGTCCCGCTAAAGGCTGAGGAAAAGATCTTCGGGACGCTGTCGATCGACCGCGTCAGGAACGGTACCACCAGGTTCCGCTACGAGGAGGACTTACGTTTCCTGGCCATGGTCGCCAATCTGGTCGGCCGGACCATCCGCCTGCATCGCACTTTGAGCACGGCTGGTCAGCGACTTATCGAGAAGCAACCGAGACCAGAGCAGTCGCTCGACGAGGACAGGACCCATTCGGCCCGACATCCGCATGTCAAGATCGACGGAATCATAGGAGAAAGTCCCGCGCTCAAGCAAGTGCTGGAGATCGTCTCGGTCGTGGCCAGGACCAATTCCACCGTGCTTCTTCGAGGCGAAAGCGGTACCGGCAAGGAGTTCTTTGCACAGGCCATCCATAAGCTTTCACATCGGAGGGAGAAATCCTTCGTCAAATTGAACTGCGCGGCACTGCCCGAAAGCGTTTTGGAATCGGAGCTCTTTGGCCACGAGAAGGGCGCCTTCACCGGGGCTATCCTGCAGCGCGCTGGCCGGTTCGAATTGGCAAATGGCGGAACCCTGCTGCTTGATGAAATCGGCGAGATTTCGCCTGCCTTTCAAGCCAAGCTGTTGCGCGTCTTGCAGGAAGGAGAACTGGAGCGAGTGGGCGGCACCAGGACCCTAAAAGTTGACGTGCGGCTCATATGCGCCACCAACAAGGACCTCGAGACGGCTGTCCGGAATGGAGAGTTCAGGGCCGACCTTTATTACCGCATCAATGTGGTGCCAATAGTCCTGCCTCCCCTCAGAGAACGACCGGGCGATATTCCACGCCTTGCGAACGCTCTCCTCGACCGATTCAACAAGGAGAACCATCGCGATCTTGGCTTCACGCCGTCGGCGCTTGACCTGATGTCGCAATGCTATTTCCCTGGCAACGTGCGTGAGTTGGAGAATTGTGTGAGACGGACGGCCACACTTGCGCGTTCAACGACAATAACTGCGTCGGATTTCGCCTGCAAGAACAGCCAGTGCCTGTCTTCGCTTCTGTGGAAAGGAGTCGACCGTTCGCACGGCGCCTATGCCGTCGACGAGTTCGCACGTGGCAATATGATGCCGGTTGGATCGCCGCTGCCTGCCATGCGAGTCGGCCCCTCACAGAATGAGGCATCGCCCGGCGAGACCTGCGACCCCCACCATCCCGTTTGCCCTGCAATGAACCCGCGTCTGACGGAACGCGACCGGCTGATTGATGCGATGGAGAAAGCCGGCTGGGTTCAGGCCAAGGCGGCTCGTGTTCTTGGTCTCACGCCGCGGCAGGTCGGCTATGCTTTGCGCCGGCATCGTATCGGAGTGAAGAAGTTCTAA
- a CDS encoding NAD(P)/FAD-dependent oxidoreductase, producing MRYDIVIIGGAIVGSSIAYYLRDEGFSGSIALIERDPQFAHAATTLSCASIRQQFSIPQNIRLSQFTMKLFRRLKEEFGADADIGFREGGFLILASENGLPILYANHEAQVAEGADILLEDADQLTRRFPWLSTEGISAGSYGRSGEGWFDAHAMLTLFRKALRGKNVDFMTASVIGIERQGHRVTSVRLDNAETIEAGTVLNSAGPNAGKVAALAGLALPVEPRKRNVFVFEAREKYADMPLLVDPSGIYVRPEGSVYLTGGAEPEEGDGPADPQDFEVDWPLFEEVIWPVLATRIPAFEAIKPTRAWAGHYDYNTLDQNAVIGPHPQVKNFLFANGFSGHGLQQAPAVGKALAELLVHGGYRTVDCSAFGYIRVAEGRAFRELNVI from the coding sequence GTGCGTTACGACATCGTTATCATCGGAGGAGCCATCGTCGGCTCCTCGATCGCCTACTATCTGCGCGATGAAGGGTTTTCCGGCTCGATCGCGCTGATCGAGCGCGATCCGCAGTTCGCGCACGCGGCAACGACGTTGTCCTGCGCCTCCATTCGCCAGCAATTCTCGATCCCGCAGAACATCCGCCTGTCGCAGTTCACCATGAAACTGTTCCGGCGGCTGAAGGAAGAATTCGGCGCGGACGCCGACATCGGTTTTCGCGAGGGCGGCTTTCTCATTCTCGCTAGCGAGAACGGGCTGCCGATCCTGTATGCCAATCACGAAGCGCAGGTCGCCGAGGGGGCCGACATCCTGCTCGAGGACGCGGATCAGCTGACGCGCCGCTTCCCTTGGCTGTCGACCGAAGGTATATCCGCCGGCTCCTACGGCCGCAGCGGCGAAGGCTGGTTCGACGCGCATGCGATGCTGACGCTGTTCCGCAAGGCGCTGCGCGGCAAGAACGTGGACTTTATGACCGCCTCGGTCATCGGCATCGAGCGGCAGGGCCACCGTGTCACCAGCGTCAGGCTCGACAATGCCGAGACGATCGAAGCCGGCACCGTCCTCAATTCCGCCGGGCCGAATGCCGGCAAGGTCGCCGCTCTCGCCGGGCTGGCGCTGCCGGTCGAGCCGCGCAAGCGCAATGTCTTCGTCTTCGAGGCGCGCGAAAAATATGCCGACATGCCGCTGCTGGTCGATCCCTCCGGCATCTATGTCAGGCCGGAAGGCTCGGTCTATCTCACCGGCGGCGCCGAGCCGGAAGAGGGCGACGGCCCGGCCGATCCCCAGGATTTCGAGGTCGACTGGCCGCTGTTCGAAGAGGTCATCTGGCCGGTGCTGGCGACCCGCATTCCGGCCTTCGAGGCGATCAAGCCGACACGCGCCTGGGCCGGCCATTACGACTACAACACCCTCGACCAGAACGCGGTCATCGGCCCGCATCCGCAGGTGAAAAATTTCCTCTTCGCCAACGGATTTTCAGGCCACGGTCTGCAGCAGGCCCCGGCGGTCGGCAAGGCGCTGGCCGAGCTTCTCGTGCATGGCGGCTACCGCACGGTCGATTGCTCCGCGTTTGGGTACATCCGTGTCGCCGAAGGGCGGGCGTTTAGGGAATTGAATGTGATCTAG
- a CDS encoding GDP-L-fucose synthase family protein, which translates to MKKVYVAGHRGLVGSATMRALEALGSYEIITRTHDELDLFDRSETRRFFMSQRPDYVVMCAAKVGGILANASSPVDFLHNNLAIQVSVFDAAYASGVERMIFLGSSCIYPRDCPQPIREEYLLTGPLEATNRPYALAKIAGVESCWSFNRQYKARYLALMPTNLYGPGDNYHPENCHVLPALIRRFHQAKMNGDSSVGVWGSGNPRREFMYSSDVGDAIAFLLGLPDSDFDALTAPDTAPLINVGVGEDVTIREVAELVKAAVCWEGNLVFDTTKPDGTPRKLLDVTRLRNLGWKAKTSLGAGLQATYEDFLRLHAA; encoded by the coding sequence ATGAAGAAAGTCTATGTGGCAGGCCATCGCGGCCTTGTTGGATCCGCCACAATGAGAGCCCTCGAGGCATTAGGATCCTATGAGATAATAACACGTACTCACGACGAACTGGATCTATTTGACCGGAGCGAGACGCGCAGGTTCTTCATGTCGCAGCGGCCAGATTACGTCGTTATGTGCGCCGCAAAGGTTGGTGGTATACTGGCGAACGCCAGCTCCCCTGTCGATTTCCTTCATAACAACCTCGCGATTCAAGTCAGTGTTTTTGATGCCGCTTACGCTTCCGGCGTCGAACGGATGATTTTTCTTGGCTCCTCGTGTATCTATCCACGCGACTGTCCGCAGCCGATACGGGAGGAATACCTTCTCACCGGTCCGCTTGAAGCGACGAATCGTCCCTACGCTTTGGCAAAAATCGCAGGTGTCGAATCGTGCTGGTCTTTCAACCGGCAGTACAAGGCGCGCTATCTCGCGTTGATGCCGACCAATTTATATGGTCCCGGCGATAATTATCACCCCGAAAATTGTCACGTTCTGCCTGCTCTGATACGCCGCTTTCATCAAGCTAAAATGAACGGCGACTCCTCTGTGGGGGTCTGGGGATCCGGAAATCCTCGGCGAGAGTTTATGTATTCGTCGGATGTAGGAGATGCCATTGCGTTCCTGCTTGGCCTGCCAGATTCGGATTTTGACGCCTTGACAGCCCCCGACACTGCGCCCCTGATTAATGTTGGCGTTGGTGAGGACGTCACAATTCGCGAGGTGGCGGAACTCGTCAAGGCGGCGGTCTGCTGGGAGGGCAATTTGGTGTTCGACACGACGAAGCCAGACGGTACTCCGCGCAAGCTACTGGACGTAACGCGCTTGCGTAACCTTGGCTGGAAAGCCAAAACGTCTCTTGGTGCCGGGTTGCAAGCGACGTATGAGGATTTTCTTCGCCTTCATGCGGCTTGA
- the gmd gene encoding GDP-mannose 4,6-dehydratase — MSKRKVALITGVTGQDGSYLAELLLEKGYSVHGIKRRSSLFNTGRIDHLYHDPHESGVDLTLHHGDLTDSSSLTRVIQLVQPDEIYNLAAQSHVAVSFEEPEYTANSDALGALRILEAIRILGLVKHTRYYQASTSELYGLVRETPQTETTPFYPRSPYAVAKLYAHWITVNYRESYNLYACNGILFNHESPARGETFVTRKITRALTRIKLGMQRTLFLGNLNARRDWGHARDYVQMQWLMLQQEQPEDFVIASGEQHSVREFVTVAAAELGIDVRWVGEGVDEEGYDAKTGALIVKVDPRYFRPAEVETLLGDARKAKEKLGWEPKISFIELVREMVREDLRMAEREAVLMKQGYYSHSPRELC, encoded by the coding sequence TTGTCAAAGAGAAAAGTAGCTTTAATCACCGGGGTTACGGGGCAAGACGGTTCCTACCTCGCAGAATTGCTTTTAGAAAAGGGCTATTCCGTGCATGGGATAAAGAGACGATCGTCTCTTTTTAATACGGGCCGTATAGACCATCTCTATCATGACCCTCATGAAAGTGGCGTTGATCTTACACTTCACCACGGGGACTTGACAGACTCGTCGAGCCTTACGCGCGTCATCCAACTGGTTCAGCCGGACGAAATTTACAATTTGGCAGCTCAGAGCCACGTTGCAGTCTCCTTTGAAGAACCAGAATACACCGCGAACTCCGATGCCTTGGGTGCGCTGCGTATCCTCGAGGCAATTCGGATCCTGGGGCTCGTCAAGCATACGCGCTACTACCAAGCCTCGACGTCTGAGCTCTACGGGCTGGTGCGGGAAACGCCACAGACCGAGACGACACCGTTCTACCCCCGGTCCCCCTACGCTGTTGCCAAATTGTATGCTCACTGGATCACCGTAAACTATCGAGAATCTTACAATTTGTATGCGTGTAACGGCATTTTATTTAATCATGAGTCACCTGCGCGCGGAGAAACATTTGTAACTCGCAAAATCACGCGCGCCTTGACTCGGATTAAGCTTGGAATGCAGCGCACTCTATTTCTGGGCAACCTTAATGCGCGTCGCGATTGGGGGCACGCTCGAGACTACGTCCAGATGCAGTGGTTGATGCTGCAGCAGGAGCAACCTGAAGACTTTGTGATCGCTAGCGGTGAGCAACATTCGGTGCGCGAATTCGTCACCGTCGCGGCCGCTGAACTCGGCATCGATGTTCGTTGGGTGGGGGAAGGGGTCGACGAAGAGGGGTACGATGCAAAGACGGGAGCTCTGATCGTAAAAGTAGATCCCCGTTATTTTCGTCCTGCAGAAGTCGAGACACTTCTCGGCGATGCCCGCAAGGCGAAAGAAAAACTTGGGTGGGAGCCCAAAATCTCCTTCATCGAATTGGTTAGGGAGATGGTTCGGGAAGATTTGCGCATGGCTGAGCGTGAAGCAGTGCTGATGAAGCAGGGTTATTATTCACACAGTCCACGAGAGTTATGCTGA
- a CDS encoding nodulation protein NodZ: MLVDRSRNDRFVVSRRRTGLGDCLWSLASAWDYAHRTGRALAIDWRGSCYLDNPFANAFPAFFKPIADIGGVRVICDDQINHVSFPGPFFPSWWNKPSIDCVYRPDEQIFQERDELNDLFQAQDDCEANTVVCDACLMWRCDEKAERTIFRSITPRVEIEDRIEALYQEHFDGHSIIGVHVRHGNGEDIMDHAPYWADPKVALEQVCTAIRMAKAQPHSRPVRVFLCTDSAKVVDHLSGVFPELFTVPKRFQEDQAGPLHSAALGTDGGFSALVEMYLLGRCDTVIRFPPTSAFTRYARLFVPRIVEFDLNDPRRLILIDNSFERPPAP, encoded by the coding sequence ATGCTTGTTGATCGCTCAAGGAACGATCGGTTCGTTGTTTCTCGACGGCGCACGGGTCTCGGTGATTGCCTGTGGTCTCTCGCGTCGGCTTGGGACTACGCACATCGGACGGGACGCGCTTTAGCAATAGATTGGCGCGGCTCTTGTTACCTTGACAACCCGTTTGCGAATGCCTTTCCAGCTTTCTTCAAGCCAATTGCGGATATCGGTGGTGTACGGGTCATTTGCGATGACCAGATCAACCACGTCTCATTCCCTGGTCCCTTCTTCCCGTCGTGGTGGAACAAGCCATCCATCGACTGCGTGTACCGTCCGGATGAACAGATTTTCCAAGAACGTGACGAGCTTAACGATCTTTTCCAGGCCCAAGATGATTGTGAAGCCAACACGGTAGTGTGTGATGCTTGCTTGATGTGGCGCTGCGATGAAAAGGCGGAGCGAACCATATTTAGGAGCATCACACCGAGGGTCGAAATTGAGGATCGCATTGAAGCGCTCTACCAGGAACATTTTGACGGGCACAGCATAATTGGAGTCCATGTCCGCCACGGCAACGGCGAAGATATTATGGATCACGCACCTTACTGGGCTGATCCAAAGGTTGCCTTAGAGCAGGTATGCACTGCCATTCGTATGGCCAAGGCGCAACCGCATTCAAGACCTGTAAGGGTGTTCTTGTGTACAGACAGCGCCAAGGTTGTTGATCACCTGTCGGGCGTATTTCCCGAACTTTTCACCGTCCCAAAACGCTTCCAGGAGGATCAGGCCGGCCCCTTACACAGTGCAGCACTGGGCACCGACGGGGGGTTTTCCGCGCTCGTTGAGATGTATCTCCTCGGTCGATGCGACACTGTTATTCGCTTTCCTCCGACTAGCGCCTTCACCCGCTATGCCCGCCTCTTCGTGCCACGAATTGTCGAATTCGATTTGAATGACCCGCGTCGTTTGATCTTGATCGACAACTCTTTCGAACGTCCCCCGGCTCCATGA
- the nifB gene encoding nitrogenase cofactor biosynthesis protein NifB gives MSAPMISLQGLSGTTVFDQSPARAKSGGCASSSCGSSAKPHEMDSAVWEKIKDHPCFSEEAHHYFARMHVAVAPACNIQCNYCNRKFDCANESRPGVVSERLTPDQALRKVIGVANEVPQLSVLGIAGPGDACYDWKNTKATFQRVAKEIADIKLCISTNGLALPDRVAELAEMNVDHVTITINMVDPRIGAKIYPWIFYDNRRYTGVEAATILHERQMSGLEMLTARGILTKINSVMIPGVNDEHLIEVNKWVKERGAFLHNVMPLISDPAHGTHYGLSGQRGPKAMELKALQDRLEGGAKLMRHCRQCRADAVGLLGEDRGQEFTLDRLPDKVTYDASKRETYRAVVARERGDRLAAKSEALGMVKTAGSGKSLLVAVATKGGGRINEHFGHAKEFQVYEASPKGISFVGHRKVEQYCLGGRAEDKRLDGVISTLEGVDIVLCARIGNCPEDRLKEGGIRATDAYGYDYIETAIGALYAAEFGSEPLAATA, from the coding sequence ATGTCCGCACCGATGATTTCGCTACAGGGCCTTTCCGGCACGACAGTCTTCGATCAGTCGCCGGCGAGAGCGAAATCCGGTGGCTGCGCATCTTCATCCTGCGGCTCCTCCGCGAAGCCGCACGAGATGGACTCGGCCGTCTGGGAGAAGATCAAGGATCATCCCTGCTTTTCAGAGGAAGCGCACCACTATTTCGCGCGCATGCATGTGGCGGTCGCCCCAGCCTGCAATATTCAATGCAACTACTGCAATCGCAAATTTGACTGCGCCAACGAAAGCCGGCCTGGGGTCGTTTCGGAAAGGCTGACGCCCGACCAGGCGCTGCGCAAGGTGATCGGGGTTGCCAACGAAGTGCCGCAGCTTTCCGTGCTTGGCATCGCCGGACCGGGCGATGCCTGTTACGACTGGAAGAACACAAAGGCGACATTCCAACGGGTCGCCAAGGAAATCGCCGACATCAAGCTGTGCATCTCAACCAACGGGCTCGCGCTGCCAGACCGCGTCGCCGAGCTTGCCGAAATGAATGTCGATCACGTGACGATCACCATCAACATGGTCGACCCGCGGATCGGTGCCAAGATCTATCCGTGGATCTTCTATGACAACCGCCGTTATACCGGCGTTGAGGCAGCCACGATCCTGCACGAACGACAGATGTCGGGGCTGGAGATGCTGACGGCGCGCGGCATCCTCACCAAGATCAATTCGGTAATGATCCCCGGCGTAAACGATGAGCACCTGATCGAGGTGAATAAATGGGTCAAGGAGCGCGGCGCGTTCCTGCACAATGTCATGCCGCTGATTTCCGACCCGGCGCACGGTACGCATTACGGCCTGAGTGGGCAGCGCGGCCCCAAGGCAATGGAGCTGAAGGCCCTTCAGGATCGTCTCGAAGGCGGCGCCAAGTTGATGCGCCACTGCCGGCAGTGCCGGGCCGATGCTGTCGGCCTGCTCGGCGAGGATCGTGGCCAGGAATTCACGCTCGACCGGCTTCCCGACAAGGTCACGTACGACGCCAGCAAGCGCGAGACATATCGGGCAGTGGTCGCGCGCGAGCGGGGCGATCGCCTGGCGGCCAAGAGCGAGGCGCTCGGGATGGTCAAGACCGCAGGCTCCGGCAAATCGCTTCTGGTAGCGGTGGCGACCAAGGGTGGCGGCCGCATCAACGAGCATTTCGGCCATGCGAAGGAATTCCAGGTTTATGAGGCCTCTCCGAAAGGGATCAGTTTCGTCGGTCATCGCAAGGTCGAACAGTATTGCCTCGGCGGCCGGGCCGAGGACAAGAGGCTCGACGGCGTCATCTCTACGCTCGAAGGCGTAGACATCGTGCTGTGCGCGAGAATTGGAAATTGCCCCGAGGATCGTCTCAAGGAAGGTGGGATCCGAGCAACAGACGCTTACGGGTATGACTACATCGAGACCGCGATCGGCGCGCTTTACGCCGCCGAGTTTGGGAGTGAGCCACTGGCTGCGACGGCCTGA
- a CDS encoding nitrogen fixation protein NifZ, producing the protein MSLGREQDIEIRTPPRFMPGERVRATRHIKNDGTYPGKEIGENLVRKGDEGYVRDIGTFLQQFYIYAVEWVDRGTVVGMRARELMSLETARTPSSAEIGAGFNKGTAR; encoded by the coding sequence ATGAGCCTCGGACGCGAACAGGACATCGAAATCCGTACACCCCCGCGATTCATGCCGGGTGAGCGGGTCCGCGCCACACGCCACATAAAAAATGACGGCACCTATCCGGGCAAGGAGATCGGTGAAAATCTGGTGCGCAAAGGCGACGAGGGCTATGTGCGCGACATCGGCACCTTTCTCCAGCAGTTCTACATCTATGCGGTCGAATGGGTCGATCGCGGCACCGTCGTCGGCATGCGTGCGCGTGAACTCATGAGCCTTGAGACGGCCCGGACTCCTTCCAGTGCCGAAATCGGTGCTGGCTTTAACAAAGGAACGGCCCGATGA
- a CDS encoding SIR2 family NAD-dependent protein deacylase, whose translation MNTMTSGHLVVIRDSFAERQLDLLKKALAADQVIPYLGPGLLEIRSAGPPVPHTPEAVAAALNKRTPAPSKIRTNMWSVAQYIEQRRHRRTLQAWMAEIFAAPVVPTILHAWLATLPLSVIVDSWYDGAMRAALIQTRRTDVVEIQGVTRAHEIGDIWTKAYDLSGILLESAPAAKTVLYAPHGGARPAANFLVADSDYVEVLSEIDIQTPIPDLVKERRASRGLFFIGCRFNDQMLRTYARQIMKRSNGPHFAAIDTATLTKNERRFLAASAITVIDMPTGQAAARLVGLGETLHEAKRGIV comes from the coding sequence ATGAACACAATGACCTCGGGCCATCTCGTCGTCATTCGGGACAGTTTTGCCGAAAGGCAGCTTGACCTTTTGAAGAAAGCGCTCGCGGCCGATCAGGTCATTCCCTATCTCGGCCCGGGTCTGCTTGAGATCCGCTCCGCGGGACCGCCCGTACCGCATACCCCCGAAGCCGTTGCCGCAGCGCTCAACAAGCGCACGCCAGCCCCTTCGAAGATTCGCACCAACATGTGGTCGGTAGCGCAGTATATCGAACAGCGCCGGCACCGCCGGACGCTTCAAGCTTGGATGGCCGAAATATTCGCGGCCCCGGTGGTGCCGACCATCTTGCATGCCTGGCTTGCAACGCTGCCGCTCTCCGTGATCGTCGACAGCTGGTACGACGGTGCCATGCGCGCGGCTCTAATACAGACCCGCCGAACGGACGTCGTCGAAATACAGGGCGTAACACGGGCGCACGAGATCGGTGACATTTGGACGAAAGCCTACGATTTGTCCGGGATATTACTCGAATCCGCACCAGCGGCGAAGACGGTTCTCTACGCCCCTCACGGCGGTGCCAGGCCGGCCGCAAACTTCCTCGTCGCAGATTCCGACTACGTTGAAGTGCTGAGCGAAATCGACATCCAGACGCCGATCCCTGACCTGGTGAAGGAACGGCGAGCCAGCCGTGGTCTTTTCTTCATCGGCTGCCGCTTCAACGATCAGATGCTGCGCACCTATGCCCGGCAGATCATGAAGCGCTCCAATGGCCCACATTTTGCGGCAATCGATACAGCGACGCTGACCAAGAACGAGCGTCGTTTCCTTGCGGCAAGCGCAATCACGGTCATTGACATGCCGACGGGTCAGGCCGCAGCCCGTCTCGTCGGACTGGGCGAGACATTGCATGAAGCCAAACGGGGTATCGTTTGA